Proteins encoded within one genomic window of Haladaptatus sp. QDMS2:
- a CDS encoding FAD-binding oxidoreductase: MAVREMRIDEGAIAALELAFRGELFEPEDPGYDEARAIWNAAIDKRPGLIAQCSGVADVIAAVNFAREHNLLVSVRGGGHNIAGTALCDDGVVIDLSQMKAIRVDPEAKTARVEAGATLADFDHEAQAFGLATPLGINSTTGVAGLTLGGGFGWLSRKYGMTIDNLQSVDIVTSAGTLLHVSETEHPDLFWGIRGGSGNFGIVTSFEYDLHEVGPEIFGGPIVYDTADRTTVLQFVREFNQTAPDELSTWVVLRKAPPLPFLAEEDVGKDVLIVIPFYAGDPAEGEKLVAPLREIATPLGDGVGPVPYEAFQQLVDPLLEPGLRNYWKSHNFADMTDEVIDIAIQYADNLPSPMSEIFFGHVGGEMARVPAEATAYPHRDATYIMNVHTRWDDPALDDTCKAWAREYYDAQSPNAQEGVYVNFISEDSGEERLAYGANYERLSELKQAYDPHNLFRVNQNVKPTA; encoded by the coding sequence ATGGCAGTTCGTGAAATGCGCATAGACGAGGGCGCGATAGCGGCACTCGAGCTTGCGTTCCGCGGAGAACTCTTCGAGCCCGAGGACCCGGGGTACGACGAGGCGCGTGCAATTTGGAACGCGGCGATAGACAAGCGACCGGGGCTTATCGCTCAGTGTTCGGGAGTCGCAGACGTCATCGCGGCGGTCAACTTCGCCCGCGAGCATAACCTGCTGGTCTCGGTCAGAGGCGGCGGGCACAACATCGCCGGCACGGCTCTGTGTGACGATGGAGTGGTCATCGACCTCTCGCAGATGAAGGCAATTCGCGTCGACCCGGAGGCGAAGACCGCCCGGGTCGAGGCGGGAGCCACACTCGCCGACTTCGACCACGAGGCGCAGGCGTTCGGACTCGCGACACCGCTCGGCATCAACTCGACGACCGGCGTCGCGGGGCTGACGCTCGGCGGCGGGTTCGGGTGGTTGAGCCGGAAGTACGGGATGACGATCGATAACCTGCAGTCGGTCGATATAGTGACCTCCGCCGGGACGCTTCTGCACGTCAGTGAAACCGAACACCCCGACCTGTTCTGGGGGATTCGCGGGGGAAGTGGCAACTTCGGCATCGTCACCTCCTTCGAATACGATCTCCACGAAGTCGGTCCGGAGATCTTTGGCGGACCAATCGTATACGACACGGCGGACAGGACGACAGTCCTCCAGTTCGTCCGCGAGTTCAACCAGACCGCCCCCGACGAGCTTTCGACGTGGGTGGTCCTCAGAAAAGCGCCGCCGCTGCCGTTCCTCGCCGAGGAGGACGTCGGCAAAGACGTCCTCATCGTCATCCCCTTCTACGCCGGTGACCCGGCGGAAGGTGAGAAACTCGTTGCACCGCTTCGAGAGATAGCCACGCCACTCGGCGACGGCGTCGGACCGGTGCCGTACGAAGCCTTCCAACAGCTTGTCGACCCACTGCTTGAGCCCGGGCTTCGCAACTACTGGAAGTCGCACAACTTCGCCGACATGACCGACGAAGTCATCGACATCGCCATCCAGTACGCGGACAACCTGCCGTCGCCGATGTCGGAAATTTTCTTCGGCCACGTCGGCGGTGAGATGGCACGGGTGCCAGCGGAGGCAACGGCCTATCCACACCGGGATGCGACCTACATCATGAACGTCCACACCCGGTGGGACGACCCGGCTCTCGACGACACGTGCAAGGCGTGGGCGAGGGAGTACTACGACGCCCAATCACCGAACGCCCAGGAGGGCGTCTACGTGAACTTCATCAGCGAGGATTCGGGCGAAGAGCGACTCGCCTACGGCGCGAACTACGAGCGACTCTCCGAGTTAAAGCAGGCCTACGACCCGCACAACCTGTTCCGGGTGAACCAGAACGTGAAGCCGACGGCCTGA
- a CDS encoding rhodanese-like domain-containing protein yields the protein MSKVRPAELAARLERGEQLFVLDIRPESNFHAGHIDGSQNIPVYDDLRRGNTATLEDRLGAIPADRDVVTVCKAGIVAKRATKVLEAEGYEAKTLEGGWRGWRGYQSNSLGYRLKSAVNKLLP from the coding sequence ATGAGCAAGGTTCGTCCCGCCGAATTGGCCGCGCGGCTGGAACGCGGTGAGCAGCTGTTCGTCCTCGACATTCGGCCCGAGTCGAACTTTCACGCCGGACACATCGACGGCAGTCAAAACATTCCCGTCTACGACGACCTGCGCAGGGGGAACACGGCCACACTCGAAGACCGATTGGGTGCGATTCCGGCGGACAGAGACGTGGTCACCGTGTGCAAAGCTGGTATCGTCGCGAAACGAGCGACGAAGGTCCTCGAAGCCGAGGGATACGAGGCGAAGACACTCGAAGGCGGCTGGCGAGGATGGCGTGGCTACCAGTCGAACTCGCTCGGGTATCGTCTGAAATCAGCCGTGAACAAGTTGCTCCCCTGA
- a CDS encoding Na+/H+ antiporter NhaC family protein has product MSSQSFTPLGYDDIDPDRRPSLAIALLPVLAVLVFLGIGSAVLQLSPHVPLLWSIIFVGALARFHLGFRWDTLAEGLTRGLLMGKQALFIIFIIYAVIATWVSAGTIPALMYFGLDLLTPVIFLPVTAILAGVVAFSIGSSWTTVGTLGVAFVGIGSGLGVPAPMTVGAILSGAYAGDKQSPLSDTTNLAAGVTNTNLYDHIRAMRNSTLVAFSLALVGYAVLGLRGSGSIPAGQVAEIQGALAGTYSLSPLVVLPLLVTFGLALKRYPAIPTLIAGVLAGVFTTIVVQGASFTGAWTVFMNGTAPETGSELVNGLLATGGLTGSAWTITVVVAALSLGGLLERIGVLAVLAYHLSKGVASVGGLVAGTGAAAIVTNLLTSQQYMSIVVPGLTLRDVYDEYGLDSDDLSRAIEAAGTPTGALIPWHAGALFMAEATGVPTLAGSFGLAGYAPYYFFGFLSPLVLFAIAATGWSLHPGTKSTTAQPAD; this is encoded by the coding sequence ATGAGTTCACAGTCGTTCACGCCGCTCGGGTACGATGATATCGACCCCGACCGGCGACCGTCGCTCGCGATTGCGTTGTTGCCAGTGCTCGCCGTGCTGGTCTTCCTCGGCATCGGTTCTGCGGTGTTACAGCTTTCACCGCACGTCCCATTGCTCTGGAGCATCATCTTCGTCGGGGCGCTCGCGCGCTTCCACCTCGGTTTTCGCTGGGACACCCTCGCAGAGGGGCTGACTCGCGGCCTGCTCATGGGCAAACAGGCGCTGTTCATCATCTTCATCATCTACGCCGTCATCGCGACGTGGGTGAGCGCGGGGACGATTCCTGCGCTGATGTACTTCGGTCTCGACCTGCTCACGCCGGTCATCTTCCTCCCGGTCACCGCCATCCTCGCCGGGGTCGTGGCCTTCTCCATCGGCTCGTCGTGGACGACGGTCGGAACGCTTGGCGTCGCGTTCGTCGGTATCGGGTCCGGCCTCGGCGTCCCCGCACCGATGACCGTCGGCGCGATTCTATCCGGCGCCTACGCCGGTGACAAGCAATCACCGCTCTCTGACACGACGAACCTCGCCGCAGGCGTCACGAACACGAACCTCTACGACCACATCCGAGCGATGCGAAACAGCACGCTCGTCGCCTTCTCGCTCGCGCTCGTCGGCTACGCGGTTCTCGGACTTCGGGGAAGTGGTTCAATTCCGGCCGGTCAGGTCGCAGAGATTCAGGGCGCGCTCGCCGGTACCTACTCGCTCAGCCCGCTCGTGGTCCTGCCTCTACTCGTCACCTTCGGCCTCGCTCTCAAGCGGTATCCGGCGATTCCGACGCTCATCGCCGGCGTCCTCGCTGGCGTGTTCACCACCATCGTCGTGCAGGGCGCGTCGTTCACGGGTGCGTGGACGGTGTTCATGAACGGGACCGCGCCCGAGACGGGCAGCGAACTCGTAAACGGACTGCTCGCCACTGGCGGGCTAACTGGCTCTGCGTGGACGATTACTGTCGTCGTCGCCGCCCTCTCGCTCGGCGGCCTGCTCGAACGCATTGGCGTCCTCGCGGTGCTCGCCTACCATCTCTCGAAGGGCGTCGCGAGCGTCGGCGGCCTCGTCGCCGGGACGGGTGCGGCGGCCATCGTGACGAACTTGCTCACCTCCCAGCAGTATATGAGCATCGTGGTCCCGGGGCTTACCCTCCGCGACGTGTACGACGAGTACGGCCTCGACAGCGACGACCTCTCGCGCGCCATCGAAGCCGCCGGCACGCCGACGGGGGCGCTCATCCCGTGGCACGCCGGTGCACTGTTCATGGCGGAGGCGACGGGCGTCCCGACACTCGCTGGAAGCTTCGGGCTCGCCGGCTACGCGCCGTACTACTTCTTCGGATTCCTCTCGCCGCTCGTCCTGTTCGCCATCGCGGCGACGGGATGGAGCCTGCACCCGGGGACGAAATCCACCACTGCACAGCCTGCTGATTAG
- a CDS encoding alpha/beta fold hydrolase produces the protein MPRTDEFVTVADTELHYSAWGDTDDPPVVCVHGLSRVGRDFDPLARHLEDDYWVLCPDMPGRGLSEWAEEDTTYGPESMTEMLVAFCEALDIDTMRWVGTSMGGILGIALAAGPLAERITHMVVNDVSPAPAEDDGADEGLDRIIEYLTNPPSFARFTELEAYYRETYATYSAMTDAEWRRFTKTSSRRLENGAFTPAYDPRIVEPMLTATPEGDPWDLWDAIEADLFILRGETSDILAKDTFEEMQERKPAAAALEIECGHAPSLNTPEQIRPIRQFFRD, from the coding sequence ATGCCCCGAACTGACGAGTTCGTCACTGTCGCCGACACCGAACTACACTACTCCGCGTGGGGAGACACGGACGACCCGCCCGTCGTCTGCGTCCACGGTCTCTCGCGGGTCGGCCGGGACTTCGACCCACTCGCACGACACCTCGAAGACGACTACTGGGTACTTTGTCCCGACATGCCCGGACGCGGCCTGAGCGAGTGGGCTGAAGAGGATACGACCTACGGCCCGGAATCAATGACCGAGATGCTGGTCGCCTTCTGCGAGGCGCTCGACATCGACACGATGCGCTGGGTCGGCACGTCGATGGGCGGCATCCTCGGCATCGCGCTCGCGGCCGGCCCGCTCGCAGAGCGCATCACCCACATGGTGGTGAACGACGTGAGTCCGGCCCCCGCCGAAGACGACGGCGCAGACGAAGGCCTCGACCGAATTATCGAGTACCTCACCAACCCGCCCTCTTTTGCGCGCTTTACCGAACTGGAAGCCTACTACCGAGAGACGTATGCGACGTACAGCGCGATGACCGACGCAGAGTGGCGGCGGTTCACCAAAACGTCGAGCAGACGGCTCGAAAACGGCGCGTTCACGCCTGCCTACGACCCGCGTATCGTCGAGCCGATGTTGACCGCGACACCGGAGGGCGACCCGTGGGACTTGTGGGACGCCATCGAAGCCGACCTGTTCATCCTCCGCGGAGAGACCTCTGACATTCTCGCGAAAGACACGTTCGAGGAGATGCAGGAACGAAAACCGGCGGCGGCGGCGCTCGAAATCGAGTGTGGGCACGCCCCGTCGCTGAACACGCCCGAACAGATTCGGCCGATTCGCCAGTTCTTCCGGGACTAA
- a CDS encoding isoprenylcysteine carboxylmethyltransferase family protein, whose product MHPLARSALFTLVGPGTVAVLVPYIILTGFPPLFLLALGPFRYLGISLLLVGIGIYATTVGLFAVAGGTPAPIDEPASLVSVGLYQLVRNPMYVGILSIIFGEALFFESGLLAVYGIVVWLLFHVFIVAYEEPHLRKKFGTDYEHYVESTPRWFPRLPRQ is encoded by the coding sequence ATGCATCCGTTGGCCCGGTCTGCACTGTTTACGCTCGTTGGGCCGGGGACGGTCGCCGTGCTCGTTCCGTACATCATCCTCACCGGATTCCCCCCACTCTTTCTGCTGGCGCTCGGCCCGTTCCGGTATCTCGGTATCTCTCTCCTGCTCGTCGGTATCGGCATCTACGCGACCACTGTCGGCCTCTTTGCCGTCGCTGGTGGCACGCCCGCGCCCATCGACGAACCCGCCTCACTCGTCTCCGTCGGCCTCTACCAACTGGTCCGCAACCCGATGTACGTGGGTATCCTCTCCATCATCTTCGGCGAGGCGCTGTTCTTCGAATCCGGGTTACTGGCCGTCTATGGAATCGTCGTCTGGTTGCTGTTTCACGTCTTCATCGTGGCCTACGAGGAACCCCACTTGCGCAAGAAGTTCGGTACCGACTACGAGCACTACGTCGAGTCGACGCCGCGCTGGTTCCCACGACTCCCCCGGCAGTGA
- a CDS encoding FAD-binding oxidoreductase gives MPSDESRVVVVGAGVSGLAIARELAPDHDVLVFDKGGVAADTSSRASGMISLSLEPFPEEWASFALSQFRELDGQGIFSFTEQKTVRLVPEEDAARYTEQAPTGGKFLPKDELLARYPDAFGDLSAYGGALAYEGTGYLDALDYTMTLKWAAEQAGAAVFRDHAVTDLRVEDGRVVGVETEYGPVDAAHVVYATGWKTRDLLAEYVELPVRPLRWNAVVVEPDTPLPADAPLGSEPTMRVYWRPTPRGDVLIGGNEHLLSDPEETPMGVEESFRDLVMERVAPLLAGVEAGDIRREDCCPTADCASPDGLPIIDAPDEVPEGLVFVTGLHGRGVMLSPVTGRAVRSLVTGEDAPFPMEQFRLGRFDDRTADFEYLSHWD, from the coding sequence ATGCCAAGCGATGAATCTCGCGTCGTGGTCGTCGGGGCGGGCGTTTCCGGCCTCGCAATCGCCCGGGAGCTGGCCCCGGACCACGACGTGTTGGTGTTCGACAAAGGTGGCGTTGCAGCCGATACGTCCTCGCGGGCGTCTGGGATGATTTCTCTCTCGCTCGAACCGTTCCCCGAGGAATGGGCATCGTTCGCCCTCTCGCAGTTTCGGGAGTTAGACGGTCAGGGCATCTTCTCGTTCACCGAACAGAAAACCGTCCGCCTCGTCCCCGAAGAAGACGCGGCGCGATACACCGAACAGGCCCCGACGGGCGGTAAATTCCTCCCCAAGGACGAGCTCCTGGCACGCTACCCTGACGCCTTCGGGGACCTCTCCGCCTACGGCGGGGCGCTCGCCTACGAGGGAACCGGCTACCTCGACGCCCTCGACTACACGATGACGCTCAAGTGGGCCGCAGAGCAGGCCGGTGCCGCCGTGTTCCGCGACCACGCGGTGACCGACCTGCGGGTCGAAGACGGCCGCGTCGTCGGCGTCGAAACCGAGTACGGCCCCGTGGACGCAGCCCACGTCGTCTACGCAACCGGCTGGAAGACGCGCGACCTGCTCGCTGAGTACGTCGAACTCCCGGTCAGACCGCTTCGCTGGAACGCCGTCGTCGTCGAACCAGACACGCCGTTGCCGGCGGACGCACCGCTCGGGTCCGAACCCACAATGCGCGTCTACTGGCGGCCCACACCCCGCGGCGACGTGCTCATCGGCGGGAACGAGCACCTCCTCTCTGACCCCGAGGAAACGCCGATGGGCGTCGAGGAATCGTTTCGTGACCTCGTGATGGAGCGCGTCGCGCCGCTGCTCGCGGGGGTCGAAGCGGGCGACATCCGACGGGAAGACTGCTGTCCGACTGCCGATTGTGCTTCGCCGGATGGACTTCCAATCATCGACGCGCCCGACGAGGTCCCGGAGGGTCTCGTGTTCGTCACTGGCCTGCACGGCAGAGGGGTCATGCTCTCGCCGGTGACCGGTCGTGCAGTACGGAGTCTCGTGACGGGTGAGGATGCCCCGTTCCCGATGGAACAGTTCAGACTCGGTCGGTTCGACGACCGGACCGCGGATTTCGAGTATCTGAGCCACTGGGACTGA
- a CDS encoding phosphoenolpyruvate carboxykinase (ATP) gives MTDLATTVQSLKTALPNPQTADNVIYNPSLEELRELARGHETTTEFGSPSYVSEERSRNADKTKNAVDSDFDDKDYAYLESAFEYAAAEEMICVDRQMGRHEDHSYRCRLFVQKEFARIGLAWAKLFEPVTDDAEPDFVTVQIPEWDEIAVRILPDEGLTAVLGSDYTGEAKKSFLRLHMYYAKQAGGLGLHAGSKRVTLKDADGDLKNVGQAFLGLSATGKSTLTAHGLWLDGDEEASMLQDDVCALLPDGTIAGSEGNGLYVKTIGLDREEQPTMYDAVTHESAVLENVDVAEDGTVDFDSDLHTSNGRAIIVRDQLASADEDIDLDEVDQVFFITRNPVMPPVAKLTPEEAAVAFMLGESIQTSAGDPSAAGESIRVVGTNPFIMGSKGEEGNRFRDLVSDLGVECYVLNTGHLGAKAKDIGVTESVTILREIARGTVDWQEDEQTGLTIPANVPGIDITEFYVPDHVEDFDQQQIDLRGERLAHLTQFEDLDSEILDAVY, from the coding sequence ATGACTGACCTGGCTACAACAGTCCAGTCGCTCAAAACAGCGCTCCCGAATCCGCAAACAGCAGACAACGTCATCTACAATCCCTCTCTCGAGGAACTCCGCGAACTCGCTCGCGGACACGAGACGACGACTGAGTTCGGGTCGCCATCCTACGTGAGCGAAGAACGTTCGCGCAACGCGGACAAGACCAAGAACGCAGTCGATTCTGACTTCGACGACAAGGATTACGCCTACCTCGAGTCCGCGTTCGAGTACGCCGCAGCAGAAGAGATGATTTGCGTCGACCGCCAGATGGGTCGCCACGAAGACCACTCCTACCGCTGCCGACTGTTCGTCCAGAAGGAGTTCGCCCGCATCGGGCTCGCGTGGGCGAAACTGTTCGAACCCGTTACTGACGACGCAGAACCCGACTTCGTCACCGTCCAGATTCCAGAGTGGGACGAAATCGCGGTCCGCATCCTTCCAGACGAGGGACTCACAGCAGTCCTCGGCAGCGATTACACCGGCGAGGCGAAGAAGTCCTTCCTCCGCCTGCACATGTACTACGCGAAGCAAGCAGGCGGCCTCGGCCTCCACGCCGGCAGCAAGCGCGTCACCCTCAAAGACGCAGACGGCGACCTGAAGAACGTCGGGCAGGCGTTCCTCGGACTCTCTGCGACGGGCAAATCCACGCTCACCGCCCACGGCCTCTGGCTGGACGGTGACGAGGAAGCCTCAATGCTCCAGGACGACGTGTGTGCCCTCCTTCCGGACGGCACCATCGCGGGCAGCGAAGGAAACGGCCTCTACGTGAAGACCATCGGCTTAGACCGCGAGGAACAGCCGACGATGTACGACGCTGTGACTCACGAATCGGCCGTCCTCGAAAACGTGGACGTCGCCGAAGACGGCACCGTCGATTTCGACTCCGACCTCCACACGAGTAACGGCCGGGCCATCATCGTCCGCGACCAGCTCGCCTCCGCAGACGAAGACATCGACTTGGACGAGGTAGACCAGGTGTTCTTCATCACGCGCAACCCCGTGATGCCGCCAGTCGCCAAACTCACGCCCGAAGAGGCCGCCGTCGCGTTCATGCTCGGCGAATCCATCCAGACGAGTGCGGGCGACCCATCCGCCGCCGGTGAATCCATCCGCGTCGTTGGCACCAACCCGTTCATCATGGGTTCGAAAGGCGAGGAGGGCAATCGCTTCCGCGACCTCGTCTCCGACCTCGGCGTCGAATGCTACGTCCTCAACACCGGCCACCTCGGCGCGAAGGCAAAGGACATCGGCGTCACCGAATCCGTCACCATTCTCCGCGAAATCGCTCGCGGAACCGTCGATTGGCAGGAAGACGAGCAAACCGGCCTCACTATTCCGGCGAACGTCCCCGGCATCGACATCACCGAGTTCTACGTCCCGGACCACGTCGAGGACTTCGACCAGCAGCAAATCGACCTCCGCGGCGAGCGCCTCGCCCACCTGACGCAGTTCGAGGACTTAGACAGCGAGATTCTCGACGCCGTCTACTGA
- a CDS encoding ester cyclase: protein MTRSTAPEQRHLALSERFFDEYLMGGIDILDDLVAPDFRGHGFGGHDGELVGADGLRSYFGAALGTSRYDVHERFAAGDTVVTRWTVYTANDMVRGGPSPTGGETEMSGITVERFADGKLAEMWVQADYLHLYRQLGLVSEPVE from the coding sequence ATGACACGCAGCACAGCACCGGAACAACGGCACCTCGCCCTCAGCGAACGGTTTTTCGACGAGTACCTGATGGGCGGTATCGACATCTTGGACGACCTCGTCGCCCCGGACTTTCGGGGCCACGGTTTCGGTGGGCACGACGGGGAACTCGTGGGCGCGGACGGTCTTCGGTCGTATTTCGGCGCGGCGCTCGGAACCAGCAGGTACGACGTTCACGAGCGGTTCGCGGCCGGCGATACGGTCGTAACTCGGTGGACAGTGTATACTGCCAACGACATGGTCCGCGGGGGACCGTCACCGACCGGTGGCGAGACCGAGATGTCCGGCATTACCGTAGAGCGATTTGCCGACGGCAAACTCGCCGAGATGTGGGTGCAGGCCGATTACCTCCACCTGTATCGGCAACTCGGCCTCGTCTCTGAGCCTGTCGAGTGA
- a CDS encoding carboxymuconolactone decarboxylase family protein, with product MPRVPYVDFSDPDPAVDALVEETNLGPLNVFRAIANNPPALATLTKSAGTLWAEAGIDIRAVELVILTVARATDCEYEWHQHVSVALDAGLAEETILAISSGAVAELAPLDAALVDYVTAYVHESVDDAVHDRLREHVDDRTVVGVAMLAGEYFALSRTIAALSVEPEDEFVGWDLANLERPN from the coding sequence ATGCCACGTGTCCCATACGTTGATTTTTCCGATCCCGACCCAGCAGTGGACGCGCTTGTCGAGGAGACGAATCTCGGCCCGCTGAACGTGTTTCGCGCCATCGCGAACAACCCGCCTGCGCTGGCAACCCTGACCAAATCCGCAGGAACGCTCTGGGCCGAGGCGGGCATCGACATACGCGCGGTCGAACTCGTCATACTGACCGTCGCCCGAGCCACGGACTGCGAGTACGAGTGGCACCAGCACGTTTCCGTCGCACTCGACGCCGGGCTGGCCGAAGAGACCATCCTCGCAATCAGTTCGGGCGCGGTGGCAGAGCTCGCACCCCTTGACGCCGCACTGGTCGACTACGTGACCGCGTACGTCCACGAGTCAGTGGACGACGCGGTTCACGACCGGTTGCGCGAGCACGTAGACGACCGAACCGTCGTGGGCGTTGCGATGCTGGCCGGCGAGTACTTCGCCCTCTCCCGGACCATCGCAGCACTTTCAGTCGAACCCGAAGACGAGTTCGTCGGCTGGGACCTCGCAAATCTGGAACGACCAAACTGA
- a CDS encoding ferritin-like domain-containing protein — MSNTDTTPGRRGLRSRRTVLGIIASIGGVALAGCTGGTSGGDGMTTTEDGTTTTTEGGMQTTEDGSMDENPDVAILNYALTLEHLENAFYRDGLAEFSTDELMQADALSKFSETVRMQVPEYLKAAGEHEAAHVSALGDTIEQLGGTPVEEADYDFGYETPSEFLAVGKALENTGVAAYAGAAPSIVNNDVLTAALGIHSVEARHASFLNLVNSSSPFPKAVDEAQTMEEVLEIASQFVTENPNDSAALERHDSMATPQRKEDDGTSDVDILNYALTLEHLEAVFYREGLETFSADELRNADVLSDYDEHLRMTVPDRLAAIGDHEAAHVTAIADTVEQLGGTPVEEATYDFGYETASEFLAVGKALENTGVAAYAGAATSVSNDDVFAAAAGIHSVEARHASFLNELNVSNPFPMAVDEPMTMDEVVEIAGQFIVEE; from the coding sequence ATGAGCAACACTGATACGACACCTGGCCGTCGCGGGCTTCGCTCGCGTAGAACCGTCCTCGGAATCATCGCGAGTATCGGCGGCGTGGCCCTCGCCGGCTGTACCGGCGGCACCTCCGGCGGCGACGGCATGACCACGACCGAAGACGGCACCACGACGACCACCGAAGGTGGAATGCAAACTACCGAAGACGGGTCGATGGACGAGAACCCGGACGTGGCCATCCTGAACTACGCGCTTACGCTCGAACACTTGGAGAACGCGTTCTACCGCGACGGATTGGCCGAGTTCTCTACCGACGAACTCATGCAGGCCGACGCGCTGAGCAAGTTCAGCGAAACCGTCCGCATGCAGGTTCCCGAGTACCTGAAAGCCGCCGGCGAGCACGAGGCGGCCCACGTCTCCGCGCTCGGTGACACCATCGAACAGCTCGGCGGGACGCCCGTCGAAGAAGCCGACTACGACTTCGGCTACGAGACGCCTTCCGAGTTCCTCGCGGTGGGGAAGGCACTCGAAAACACCGGCGTCGCCGCTTACGCCGGCGCGGCCCCGTCCATCGTCAACAACGACGTGCTGACCGCCGCGCTTGGCATCCACAGCGTCGAAGCGCGTCACGCGAGTTTCCTCAACCTCGTGAACTCCTCGTCCCCGTTCCCGAAGGCGGTAGACGAGGCCCAGACGATGGAGGAAGTGCTCGAAATCGCCAGCCAGTTCGTCACGGAGAACCCGAACGACAGCGCCGCACTGGAGCGCCACGACTCGATGGCGACGCCACAGCGCAAGGAAGACGACGGCACGAGCGACGTGGACATTCTGAACTACGCGCTCACCTTAGAACACCTGGAAGCCGTGTTCTACCGCGAGGGGCTGGAGACCTTCAGCGCCGACGAACTCCGCAACGCCGACGTTCTCTCCGACTACGACGAGCACCTCCGCATGACCGTCCCCGACCGTCTCGCAGCCATTGGCGACCACGAGGCGGCCCACGTGACGGCAATCGCTGACACCGTAGAACAACTCGGTGGGACACCAGTCGAGGAGGCGACCTACGACTTCGGCTACGAGACGGCCTCCGAGTTCCTCGCGGTGGGGAAGGCACTCGAAAACACCGGCGTCGCAGCCTACGCTGGCGCGGCGACCTCCGTCTCGAACGACGACGTGTTCGCGGCCGCCGCGGGCATTCACAGCGTCGAGGCCCGCCACGCGAGTTTCCTGAACGAACTCAACGTGTCGAACCCGTTCCCGATGGCCGTCGACGAACCGATGACTATGGACGAGGTGGTGGAGATAGCCGGACAGTTTATCGTAGAGGAGTAA